GCCGTGTAATGAAACAAGACAAACCATTTGCGTTTTTCATGGCGTACTGGGCAATTTTTGGATTTGCTGCAATAATGATCGATCCTGTCAAAACCATTTACGTGACGGATGTTCAGTACGGAATTAATGCCAATTATGAAGAAGCGATTTTAGCCGTAACCGTAATCCCGCAGGCAGTGATGTTATTGACGTTTGCGTTTTGGGGAAAACAAATTGACAAGTATGGAGTGATTAAAATCCGTTTTCTTCTCAACATTTTACCGACGATTAATTTATTGTTGTTCTATTTCGCAACCGACCTCAAGTTGATTTATCTGGCGAGCGTTTTGCAAGGAATTTCTATGAGCGGCGCACAATTGAGTTGGCAATTATGCGTCATGGAGTTTGCCCCGAAAAATCAAGTGGGCATTTACATGGGTATTCATACAATGTTGACGGGAATGCGCGGAATAGTTGCCCCGTTTGTCGGCGCAATGTTGATTGAAGGCGTGGGAATCGGTAATACTTTTCTGGTAGGTTTTGGACTGATGGTAATCAGTACGGTGATGATGATCCGTTTTGCCCGGGACAAAGAGCAGCATGACGAGGCTCATCACATCACACGGGATTACGTACCAAAAATTAAAGCATAAAATTATTCTTCGAGCGAGCTTTTGATTTTGCCTGTTTTCAAAAAGCGAATGGATGTTTTGGCTTTTTGTACGATAGCTGTAAAAAGTTTATATTTCACTGGATTCAAAATGCATTCATACGTTCCTATCCATTTCGTTTCCGTTTCGCAAAATCCTTTTTTGAAACGGTAAACGCCCCACAAAGGATGTCCTTCCGCCGGATGAGACGGAATTCCCCAAAAATCGTAAGACGTTGCGCCACGCTGCTTTGACCAAAGAATAGCTTGCCAGTGGATCAAATGATTGGGCATCAGATTACGGTGCTCATTGGATGAAGCGCCGTAAAGATATGTCATACGCGAGCCGAATACTGTCTGAAAAATCGCGCCTAAAGGTTTGTGGTCGAAATACGCAACAAATACGGTAGCCATATCGTGGCGGCTAAGGGTTTTCCATAAATGATGAAAATACGAACGGTGTAAAATCATGAACTGATCACGTTCGCTTGTAACTTTAAAAAGATCGTAAAATATATCAATACCTTGAATTGAATTTTCTTCTTTAACGACTACACCTTTTTTCTCGGCCAGTTTAATATTATAACGTGTTTTGTGATGAAAAGATTTTAATAATTCGTCAGGTTCAGGCTTAATATCCAAAATGATGGTGCCGCGCGGCTGCACATTTTCTTGATTATAAGAAAAACCCGAATTCTTGAACGCGTTGATCCAGTCCCCAGATGTTTCCGGAATTTCCGGATCGCATTTGATCACAATGACTTTTTCTTGTTTGGCCAACTGGCGAATTGAGTCGAAAAAAAACTGAATGAGCTGGAGATCATAGCGCTTAAAAATCGGGCCGCGAGGAATATAAAAAATCGATAATCCCATCGGTAATACGCGTTTGAGAATCAACGCCGCCGCCAGCCAATGACCATTATCATCAGTCGCACAAGC
The window above is part of the bacterium genome. Proteins encoded here:
- a CDS encoding MFS transporter — its product is EVALLYSAVNIGLLFSIFFASHAERSNKMDYVYYPDMAARILFILTALVSVFFSSSWLFTLILCAAYAIHSLNTPILTSIYRTNYPNDSRGKIMGVVRTVFNLAFVAASYIFGLMLDIDGHNYIYVYPIIGLVGIWGVREFRKIKLQEAPVNGQASPEHPLVQFRRVMKQDKPFAFFMAYWAIFGFAAIMIDPVKTIYVTDVQYGINANYEEAILAVTVIPQAVMLLTFAFWGKQIDKYGVIKIRFLLNILPTINLLLFYFATDLKLIYLASVLQGISMSGAQLSWQLCVMEFAPKNQVGIYMGIHTMLTGMRGIVAPFVGAMLIEGVGIGNTFLVGFGLMVISTVMMIRFARDKEQHDEAHHITRDYVPKIKA
- a CDS encoding peptidoglycan bridge formation glycyltransferase FemA/FemB family protein, encoding MNFQLITQTQRDAWNAFIGKAPHGSVLQSFEWGEVKSGTWKSVYACATDDNGHWLAAALILKRVLPMGLSIFYIPRGPIFKRYDLQLIQFFFDSIRQLAKQEKVIVIKCDPEIPETSGDWINAFKNSGFSYNQENVQPRGTIILDIKPEPDELLKSFHHKTRYNIKLAEKKGVVVKEENSIQGIDIFYDLFKVTSERDQFMILHRSYFHHLWKTLSRHDMATVFVAYFDHKPLGAIFQTVFGSRMTYLYGASSNEHRNLMPNHLIHWQAILWSKQRGATSYDFWGIPSHPAEGHPLWGVYRFKKGFCETETKWIGTYECILNPVKYKLFTAIVQKAKTSIRFLKTGKIKSSLEE